Proteins from a genomic interval of Clostridium sp. 'deep sea':
- a CDS encoding peptidoglycan DD-metalloendopeptidase family protein has product MKKKLGLFVVCLFLIIPLHAFSISLNMEKENLINYSDSQIQVKLQDGKSNYIEEFIVENISKTSNVSIMAVSESEPNNEPHQANSIAFATEITGTISSTSDIDWFKISMPNPGKITVELKNIPTSCDYDIYLYKLVSNTLYLKSKSHYSGNSKEQFSYIGATADYYVRIVPDNSFDANNSYSLSTYFSSSYDDYEPNDNLLYTSNLTFGNYEYRATIDNAIDQDWYKISASSGEQIVIDMYKLPNDYDIFLYNPNGNLVGTSLESETTAEHIVYNTTSTGDYAFLIKAYQWSSSDGEYRLRVNKKSIKEYSRPVAEFIPISSFFDLDTTSGNIRDWTGWTGTSWAYGHAYDGHKATDYDGKTGDNIYAAKGGRVIKVEQDEYNNYPAGPPDWGTYIKIDHLDGTYSVYGHLKYQSNIVNLNDNINQNVRIALMGNTGYSSGDHLDFNVYTNSTTRICPYDNNLIHYGGAKNEN; this is encoded by the coding sequence ATGAAGAAGAAGTTAGGATTATTTGTTGTGTGTCTGTTTTTAATAATACCTTTACATGCTTTTAGTATATCTCTTAATATGGAGAAGGAGAACTTAATAAATTATAGTGATTCTCAGATTCAAGTAAAGCTTCAAGATGGTAAGTCAAACTATATCGAAGAGTTTATAGTTGAAAACATATCAAAAACAAGTAATGTTTCAATAATGGCAGTATCTGAATCTGAGCCTAATAATGAGCCTCACCAAGCTAATTCAATAGCCTTTGCAACTGAAATTACAGGAACAATAAGTTCTACCAGTGATATAGACTGGTTTAAAATTTCTATGCCTAATCCAGGGAAAATAACTGTAGAATTAAAAAATATCCCTACCAGTTGTGATTATGATATATACCTTTATAAACTTGTCAGTAATACCTTATATTTAAAGAGCAAATCTCACTACTCAGGTAATAGCAAAGAACAGTTTAGTTATATTGGTGCAACAGCAGATTATTATGTTAGAATTGTGCCTGATAATAGTTTTGATGCAAATAATAGCTATTCATTATCTACATATTTTTCATCTAGTTACGACGATTATGAGCCTAATGATAACCTTTTGTATACTTCAAATCTAACCTTTGGTAACTATGAATATAGAGCAACTATAGATAACGCCATTGATCAAGATTGGTACAAAATTTCTGCTTCAAGTGGCGAACAAATTGTAATTGATATGTATAAATTACCGAATGATTATGATATTTTCTTATATAACCCTAACGGTAATTTAGTAGGTACGTCGTTAGAAAGTGAAACTACAGCTGAGCATATTGTCTACAATACAACCTCTACTGGTGATTATGCATTTTTAATTAAAGCATATCAATGGTCTAGCTCTGATGGGGAATATAGGCTTAGAGTAAACAAAAAGTCAATAAAAGAATACTCAAGACCAGTAGCTGAATTTATTCCCATTTCCTCTTTTTTTGATTTAGATACTACTAGTGGAAATATAAGAGATTGGACAGGATGGACAGGTACTTCTTGGGCGTATGGTCATGCTTATGATGGGCATAAGGCAACAGATTACGATGGTAAAACAGGTGATAATATTTACGCAGCAAAGGGTGGAAGAGTAATAAAGGTGGAACAAGACGAATATAATAATTACCCAGCAGGTCCTCCAGATTGGGGTACTTATATCAAAATAGACCATCTTGATGGCACTTATAGTGTATATGGGCACCTCAAATATCAATCTAATATTGTAAATTTAAATGACAACATAAACCAAAATGTAAGAATTGCATTGATGGGAAACACAGGATATTCCAGCGGTGATCACTTAGATTTTAATGTTTATACTAACTCAACAACACGAATATGCCCCTATGATAATAATTTAATTCATTATGGAGGTGCTAAGAATGAAAACTAA